GAGAAAGATGAAGAACCTGGAGGCGACGGCCTCGGCATTGGAGAAGGAGACGGGGAGGAACGTCGTTCCCATCGCCTGTGATGTGGCAAAGGAGGAGGAAGTCGAGAAGATGGTCCAGGCGGTGAAGGAACGCTTCGGCCGGATCGACATCCTCGTCAACAATGCCGGGGCTACCTGGGGCGCCCCCACCCTCGACTTCCCCCTGGAGCGGTGGGACCAGCTTTTCAGCGTGAACGTCCGGGGCGTCTGGATGCTGACCCAGAAGGTCGCCCGGATCATGAAGGAGCAGGGGGGCGGCAACATCATCAACATCTCGTCCGTCATGGGTTTCCGCGGCTCGGAAGAGCTGGCCCATCCGGCGGTGCCCTACAATTCCACGAAAGCGGCCATCAATGTTCTCACGATGAACCTGGCGGTGAAACTGGCCCCCTTCAAGATCCGCGTCAACGCCATAGCCCCGGGATTCTTCCGGTCGGACATGATGGCCTACATCGAGAAGCCCGAGTTCAAGGAGGCGCACGACATGGTCCTTCAGGGCATTCCCCTGAGAAGAATCGGGGATGCGGACGACATGAAGGGCCTGGTCGTCTTCCTGGCGTCCGACGCCTCCGCCTACATGACGGGCCACATCGTCGTCAACGACGGCGGCATGATCGCCAAGTAGCGGGAACCCTGCCGGGAGCGAGGGCATCCACTTGCCGGCTGCGGAAATGGCTCCCGCTGACCAAAAGGAGGAAGATCCATGGGCATCATGACGTCACAGCAGTATCTGGACAGTCTGCGGGCCCAGCACCCGTGCATCCATATCGGCGGGGAACGGGTGGAGAACGTGGCCGACAGCCCCTGGTTCTCCATCAGCCTGCGGGAGGCCTGCGCCCAATACGACTGGCCGCATGATCCGGCATTTGAAAAGGACTTTGCGGCCTGGTCGCCCTTCATCGAGGAAAAGGTCAGTTTCTG
This DNA window, taken from Syntrophales bacterium, encodes the following:
- a CDS encoding glucose 1-dehydrogenase, translated to MKTFDLFKLDGKVALVTGGGRGIGKYIATGLAEAGADVVITSRKMKNLEATASALEKETGRNVVPIACDVAKEEEVEKMVQAVKERFGRIDILVNNAGATWGAPTLDFPLERWDQLFSVNVRGVWMLTQKVARIMKEQGGGNIINISSVMGFRGSEELAHPAVPYNSTKAAINVLTMNLAVKLAPFKIRVNAIAPGFFRSDMMAYIEKPEFKEAHDMVLQGIPLRRIGDADDMKGLVVFLASDASAYMTGHIVVNDGGMIAK